The proteins below are encoded in one region of Saccopteryx leptura isolate mSacLep1 chromosome 1, mSacLep1_pri_phased_curated, whole genome shotgun sequence:
- the ARSA gene encoding arylsulfatase A isoform X2 has translation MVVLWAFALALAAGLAIARPPNIVLIFADDLGYGDLGSYGHPSSTTPNLDKLATGGLRFTDFYVPVSLCTPSRAALLTGRLPVRMGLYPGVLEPGSRGGLPLEEVTLAEVLAAQGYLTGMAGKWHLGVGPEGVFLPPNQGFHRFLGIPYSHDQGPCQNLTCFPPATPCEGICDQGLVPVPLLANLSVEAQPPWLPGLEARYVAFARDLMVDAQRQRRPFFLYYASHFSGQSCAGHSGRGPFGDSLMELDEAVGALMTAVGDLGLLGETLVIFTADNGPETMRMSHGGCSGLLRCGKGTTFEGGVREPALAFWPGHITPGVTHELASSLDLLPTLAALARAPLPNVTLDGIDLSPLLLGTGKSPRETLFFYSAFPDEIHGVFAVRSGKYKAHFFTQGSIHSDTTADPACHASNPLTPHEPPLLFDLSEDPGENYNLLGSGAEATPDALQAMKQLQLLKAQFDSDMTFSPSQMARGEDPALQVCCQPSCSPWPSCCHCPERLPRSPPSDC, from the exons ATGGTGGTTCTGTGGGCGTTTGCTCTGGCCTTGGCTGCAGGTCTGGCTATTGCCCGCCCACCTAACATCGTGCTAATCTTTGCTGATGACCTGGGCTATGGGGACCTGGGCTCATATGGCCACCCCAGTTCCACCACACCCAACCTGGACAAGCTGGCCACAGGGGGACTGCGGTTCACGGACTTCTATGTGCCTGTGTCTCTGTGCACCCCTTCCCG GGCTGCCCTCCTGACTGGCCGACTCCCAGTTCGGATGGGCCTGTACCCTGGAGTTCTGGAGCCTGGCTCCCGAGGGGGCCTGCCCCTGGAGGAGGTGACGCTGGCTGAGGTCCTGGCTGCCCAAGGCTACCTCACAGGGATGGCTGGCAAGTGGCATcttggggtggggcctgaggggGTCTTTCTGCCCCCCAATCAGGGCTTTCATCGATTCCTGGGCATCCCATACTCCCATGACCAG GGCCCTTGCCAAAACCTGACCTGCTTCCCACCGGCCACTCCATGCGAAGGCATCTGTGACCAGGGCCTCGTCCCTGTCCCACTGTTGGCCAATCTATCTGTGGAGGCGCAGCCTCCCTGGCTGCCCGGACTTGAGGCTCGCTATGTGGCTTTTGCACGTGACCTCATGGTTGATGCCCAGCGCCAGCGCCGCCCATTCTTCCTGTACTACGCCTCCCAC TTCAGTGGGCAGAGCTGTGCTGGGCACTCAGGCCGTGGGCCATTTGGAGACTCCCTGATGGAGCTGGATGAGGCTGTGGGAGCCCTAATGActgctgtgggggacctggggcTGCTTGGAGAGACACTGGTCATCTTCACTGCAGACAATGG ACCAGAGACAATGCGGATGTCCCATGGCGGCTGCTCTGGCCTCCTGCGATGTGGAAAGGGAACCACCTTTGAGGGGGGCGTCCGAGAGCCTGCCTTGGCCTTCTGGCCAGGCCACATCACTCCTG GTGTGACCCATGAGCTGGCCAGCTCCCTGGACCTACTACCCACCCTGGCAGCCCTGGCCCGGGCCCCACTGCCCAATGTCACCTTGGATGGCATTGACCTCAGCCCCCTGCTGCTGGGCACAGGCAAG AGCCCCCGAGAGACTCTGTTCTTCTACTCGGCCTTCCCTGATGAGATCCATGGGGTCTTTGCCGTGCGGAGCGGAAAGTACAAGGCCCACTTCTTCACCCAGG GCTCCATCCACAGTGACACCACTGCAGACCCTGCCTGCCACGCCTCCAACCCTCTGACACCCCATGAGCCTCCACTGCTCTTTGACCTATCTGAGGACCCCGGTGAGAACTACAACCTTCTGGGGAGTGGGGCTGAGGCCACCCCAGACGCCCTGCAAGCAATGAAGCAGCTTCAGCTGCTCAAGGCCCAGTTTGATTCTGACATGACCTTCAGCCCTAGCCAGATGGCTCGGGGTGAGGACCCTGCCCTGCAGGTGTGCTGCCAGCCCAGCTGCAGCCCCTGGCCAagctgctgccactgcccagaGCGCCTGCCCAGGTCCCCACCCTCCGATTGCTGA
- the ARSA gene encoding arylsulfatase A isoform X1 has protein sequence MVVLWAFALALAAGLAIARPPNIVLIFADDLGYGDLGSYGHPSSTTPNLDKLATGGLRFTDFYVPVSLCTPSRAALLTGRLPVRMGLYPGVLEPGSRGGLPLEEVTLAEVLAAQGYLTGMAGKWHLGVGPEGVFLPPNQGFHRFLGIPYSHDQGPCQNLTCFPPATPCEGICDQGLVPVPLLANLSVEAQPPWLPGLEARYVAFARDLMVDAQRQRRPFFLYYASHHTHYPQFSGQSCAGHSGRGPFGDSLMELDEAVGALMTAVGDLGLLGETLVIFTADNGPETMRMSHGGCSGLLRCGKGTTFEGGVREPALAFWPGHITPGVTHELASSLDLLPTLAALARAPLPNVTLDGIDLSPLLLGTGKSPRETLFFYSAFPDEIHGVFAVRSGKYKAHFFTQGSIHSDTTADPACHASNPLTPHEPPLLFDLSEDPGENYNLLGSGAEATPDALQAMKQLQLLKAQFDSDMTFSPSQMARGEDPALQVCCQPSCSPWPSCCHCPERLPRSPPSDC, from the exons ATGGTGGTTCTGTGGGCGTTTGCTCTGGCCTTGGCTGCAGGTCTGGCTATTGCCCGCCCACCTAACATCGTGCTAATCTTTGCTGATGACCTGGGCTATGGGGACCTGGGCTCATATGGCCACCCCAGTTCCACCACACCCAACCTGGACAAGCTGGCCACAGGGGGACTGCGGTTCACGGACTTCTATGTGCCTGTGTCTCTGTGCACCCCTTCCCG GGCTGCCCTCCTGACTGGCCGACTCCCAGTTCGGATGGGCCTGTACCCTGGAGTTCTGGAGCCTGGCTCCCGAGGGGGCCTGCCCCTGGAGGAGGTGACGCTGGCTGAGGTCCTGGCTGCCCAAGGCTACCTCACAGGGATGGCTGGCAAGTGGCATcttggggtggggcctgaggggGTCTTTCTGCCCCCCAATCAGGGCTTTCATCGATTCCTGGGCATCCCATACTCCCATGACCAG GGCCCTTGCCAAAACCTGACCTGCTTCCCACCGGCCACTCCATGCGAAGGCATCTGTGACCAGGGCCTCGTCCCTGTCCCACTGTTGGCCAATCTATCTGTGGAGGCGCAGCCTCCCTGGCTGCCCGGACTTGAGGCTCGCTATGTGGCTTTTGCACGTGACCTCATGGTTGATGCCCAGCGCCAGCGCCGCCCATTCTTCCTGTACTACGCCTCCCAC CATACCCACTACCCTCAGTTCAGTGGGCAGAGCTGTGCTGGGCACTCAGGCCGTGGGCCATTTGGAGACTCCCTGATGGAGCTGGATGAGGCTGTGGGAGCCCTAATGActgctgtgggggacctggggcTGCTTGGAGAGACACTGGTCATCTTCACTGCAGACAATGG ACCAGAGACAATGCGGATGTCCCATGGCGGCTGCTCTGGCCTCCTGCGATGTGGAAAGGGAACCACCTTTGAGGGGGGCGTCCGAGAGCCTGCCTTGGCCTTCTGGCCAGGCCACATCACTCCTG GTGTGACCCATGAGCTGGCCAGCTCCCTGGACCTACTACCCACCCTGGCAGCCCTGGCCCGGGCCCCACTGCCCAATGTCACCTTGGATGGCATTGACCTCAGCCCCCTGCTGCTGGGCACAGGCAAG AGCCCCCGAGAGACTCTGTTCTTCTACTCGGCCTTCCCTGATGAGATCCATGGGGTCTTTGCCGTGCGGAGCGGAAAGTACAAGGCCCACTTCTTCACCCAGG GCTCCATCCACAGTGACACCACTGCAGACCCTGCCTGCCACGCCTCCAACCCTCTGACACCCCATGAGCCTCCACTGCTCTTTGACCTATCTGAGGACCCCGGTGAGAACTACAACCTTCTGGGGAGTGGGGCTGAGGCCACCCCAGACGCCCTGCAAGCAATGAAGCAGCTTCAGCTGCTCAAGGCCCAGTTTGATTCTGACATGACCTTCAGCCCTAGCCAGATGGCTCGGGGTGAGGACCCTGCCCTGCAGGTGTGCTGCCAGCCCAGCTGCAGCCCCTGGCCAagctgctgccactgcccagaGCGCCTGCCCAGGTCCCCACCCTCCGATTGCTGA